TATCTTAACATGCAGATTGCAGCCGGAGTAAATGCAATTCAATTATTTGATAGCTGGGCCTTGGCCTTATCTTGGAATGATTATCGTGATTTTTCGCATTATTATAATAAGCAGATTATTGCGAAGTTGAACCGTAAGGATATTCCAGTCATTTCCTTTTGCAAAGGATCTTCTGTTTTTGCACCAATGATGGTCGAAGCGCAACCTGATGTTGTTTCTATCGATTGGAATGCAGATTTAAAAAATATTAAACAATCTCTGCCGCAGGGTATTGCTGTTCAAGGGAATTTGGATCCATTTGTTTTGTATGCAGATAAACCTGTTATCAAAAAGAAGATTATCGAACTATTTGAGCGCATGAGAGGTGAAAATGGTTTTATTTTCAATTTGGGTCATGGTATTATGCCGGATATTCCTTTTGATAATGTAAAATATGCCATTGAGGTTGTAAAGGAATTTAGCTATTAGTTTGCTATCCACTTCAACAACAAAAACGACTTGCCTCTGGCAGGTCGTTTTTGTTGTTACATGCTACAATGTCGTGTTTTTGATAGTGTTCTTTTGTATAATGGATGTAAGATTTGTGCAATTGATGTTTGGACGTATTGATTGCTCTTAACTTTTCTTATTTTTGTGCCTATGGTCTATTTATATGCAAAAGCAGTTCATATTATCTTTGTGATTTGTTGGTTGTCAGGTCTGTTCTATATGCCTCGACTCTTTATATATCATACAGAAGCGAAGGACAAGAGTCAGGAAGCATTTGATGTTTTGCATAAAGAATTCAGTAAGATGGAAAAATTACTGTGGTGGGTAATTACTACTCCTGCGATGTACATCACAGTCTTTTCTGCACTAGTTATGTTATGCTATTCCCCTGGCTTATTATCCATGGGGTGGATGCATGTAAAACTGACATTCGTTCTGGGAATGATAATTTATCATTTTACCTGCCAGAAGATTATGTTCAAATTAAGCCGTCAAGAATCCAAATTAACCTCAACAAAACTCCGTTTGTTTAATGAGGTCGCGACAGTTTTATTATTTGCGATTGTTTTTACTGTTGTCTTAAAGTCAGCCCTGAATTGGATATTTGGTGTTTTGGGGCTCTTAATTTTATCCATCGCTTTAATGATGGCCGTAAAACTTTATAAGAAGTACCGGAACAAGAAAGCATAACAAAATGTTAAATTCGTCTGGTTTCTTAATCCTTTTTTATGCTGTGTAGTCGAAAGATTATAAATTGAATCGGATTATGTACAGGAAAATTTTGGTGACGGTCTCGTTGCTTATTGTCGCAACGGCTGGGTTCGCGCAGCGATACAGACCTTTTGGAGGAGCATTAAATATCTATTCTACTGATATTCCATTTTTTCTTTATATCAACAACGTTTTGTATAACAATAGAGCTTCCACGGATATCAGGGTCGCCAATTTGACGAGTCGTCGTTATGATCTGCGTATTGTGTTTGCTGATAGGCAGCAACGAACGTTGAACGGTAGCGGCGTGCAACTTGTCAATAGAAATGGACAATATATGAATGTTGTATTTTCTGTCAGTAGCAGACGTGGAAATAGGGGGATTATCTTGGAGTCCATGAATCCTGTTGATCGGTATAACAACGGTAATTATCGTGAGGATTTACCTTATACTAACCGGGATGGATATCACAATGAACAAGGTAATGATCGATACAGACAATCAGAAGATCGAGACGATTTGCCAGACAATAATCGTGAAGGATATAACAAAGGATGGAATAATGATCGATATAGGCAATTGGGAGACGATAAGGTTTATCGCGACGTTGTAGCGAATCAAAGAGGATATGCTGAAAATGAAGATAATGATCAGTCTGATAACGGAGTAATGAATAAGACGAATTCTAATCGATTGAACGATCTATTGAATCAGAAGGAAAACGATCAGGATAGGCTTGCTGTAGCTGCTCAGGAATTAAAAAGTATGCGCCTAAGTGTTACTGAAATTGTTGATTTAATGGAACTTTTTATACGAGATGATAATAAACTGGCTTTTGCCAAATATGCTTATCCGACCTGTGTGGATAAACAGCATTATGAGAGAGTAGGGGATGCCTTATCGTTCAGTTCAACCCGGGAGAAGCTAGTGGATTTTTTAAAAAAATAAAAGGAGCATTTTGCTCCTTTTTTATTCACCGCCGAAGCAGATATATTTTAATTCCATATATTCATCCAAACCGTGTTTAGAACCTTCACGACCTACACCAGATTGTTTTACTCCACCAAAAGGAGCAGCTGCATTTGAAATAAGACCTGTGTTAATACCTACCATGCCAGCTTCTAGCTGTTCAGCAACACGAAAACAGCGATTTATATTTGTACTATAGAAATAGGAGGCTAGGCCAAATTCAGTAGCGTTGGCCATTGCTATTCCATCATCTTCTGTTTTGAAACTGAAAAGAGCGCAAATAGGACCAAAAGTCTCCTCGCGGAATATAAGTGCTTCTTTCGGGACGTTGGTCAGGACAGTTGGTTGGAAAAATAGGTCTTTGATGACCTTTCCTCCTGTAGCCAATTCGGCACCATGATTTAACGCGTCTTGCACATGATGCTGCACTTTTTCTAGCCCTTTTGTATTGATTAATGGACCTACCTGGACGCCTTTGTCAAGTCCATTGCCAACTTTCAATTTACTGACAGCATGGCTAAGTTTCATCGAAAACTCATCATAGACTTCTTCTTGGATTAGAAACCTATTGATGGAAACGCAAGTTTGCCCTGAGTTTCTAAATTTTCCGGCAATAGCTCCTTCGACTGCAGCATCAATATCCGCATCGTTAAAAACCAAAAAAGGAGCATTACCACCAAGCTCCATAGACACTTTTTTAATGTTAGAGGCTGATTGTTCTATGAGTGTTTTTCCGACTTCGGTTGAGCCTGTGAAAGATAGTTTTCGTATGAGGTTGTTCGTAGCGAGTTCTTTGCCGATACCAGCACTATCTTTTCCAGTAATCACATTAAAAACGCCTTTTGGAATCCCAGCATCTTCAGCCAGTTTAGCCAAAGCTATAGCAGAAAATGGTGTTTGAGATGCCGGTTTTAGCACAATGGTACAACCAGATGCCAAAGCTGGAGCAACCTTTCGGGTGATCATCGCTAAGGGGAAATTCCAGGGTGTAATTGCAGCAACAACTCCGACCCCTTGCCTAATTGTAAGCATTCTAGTTCCTTTTTTTTGAGAAGGTATCGTCTCACCATAGGCCCTTTTTCCTTCTTCTGAAAACCATTCTACGAAGGAACTACCGTAGTCAACTTCTACCCTCGATTCGCTAAGGGGTTTGCCACTTTCTAAGGTCATAATTTCCGCTAGATCGTCTTTATATTGCTGAATAAGATCGTACCACTTTCGGACGGTGTTGCATCGTTCCAGTACAGTTGTGTTTTTCCAGCTTTTCCACGCCTTGTCAGCATCAATTATGGCTTTAGTACAGTCAGCTACTTTTAGATCTGGCAACGAAGCAATAACTTTCCCTGTTGCAGGATTTACCACATCAAAGGTGTGTGTTGACTTGATAAATTTCCCATTGATATAGGCACTGTCAATTAAAAGTGTATTTTTCATCGATGTAAATTTAATTGTCACAAGTATAATTAGAAGATTTCTGAACTAAACTTCACTTCAATATGATCGTTGTTTGTTCAAATGAATCTCTCTCGCTCAGATTTTGACGGTATTGTACAAAACTCATTTTTTCCAAACCATCGATAGCGATTTTTAGCAAAATAATCATAGAGCGCATCTCTCCATTTGAGTGGTAAAATCTTCAGTAAATAACATGTCATGTAGGGGAAGCCCAATTGCTTACAAATCTTTAAAACAGCTTCACTTTTGAGATAGATACCGGTTGGAGATAGGAAAATGATGGAGTCAGTATTTTTGGGAATATTCGTTAGTGTGGTCCGGGCAAATTCAGACTGCAAAGAACTAAATAAGAATTTCTTTCTGCGATCTATTCTTAATAATAGTTGAACAAGGCGATTACAGATCAAGCAATCACCATCGAAAAAGATGATATATCTCCCTTGTTGTTCCATATTATAAAGTTACTTCTATTTATTGAAAGTACTGCCACAACAAGATCATAAAAGGGAGAGATTTTATCATTAACCGAGTTTAGTCCTCCATGTAAAAAAGGCGGTGTTTCTATTGGAAACACCGCCTTTTTTAATTCCTTTTTATAGGTTTTTCATGATTGTATGTCCCATACGATCCCTTTTGGTTTTTAAGTACTCTTCGTTAAAGGGATTTGCAGTTATTTCAATAGGTACATTTTCTATAATTTCAAGACCATAACCTACTAGGCCAGCACGTTTTGTCGGATTATTTGACATAAGACGCATTTTTGTGACACCAAGATTTCGAAGAATCTGTGCTCCGACACCATAGTCTCTTAAATCTGCTTTAAATCCTAATTGTACATTGGCATCTACCGTGTCCAAGCCATTTTCTTGTAACTTGTAAGCATGTAGCTTATTGATCAGTCCAATACCGCGACCTTCTTGATTCATATAGACAATAACACCTTTCCCCTCTTGCTGGATCATTTCCATTGCTTTGTGCAATTGAGGACCACAGTCACAACGGCAAGAACCAAAAATATCACCCGTAACACAAGAGCTGTGCACCCGCACCAAAATAGGCTCATCTTCATTCCACTCGCCTTTGTAAAGCGCTAAATGTTGTTCGCCAGTGTCTTTTTGTGTAAAGGCTTTCATCTTAAAATCACCAAATTGCGTTGGCATATTAACAGTGACTTCTTCATTGATTAAAGAATCGTGCTTAAGACGGTATTCAATTAGATCTTCAATACTAACGATCTTTAAATCAAATTTTTTAGCAACCTCTATTAGTTCTGGAAGTCTGGCCATTTCACCATCTTCTTTTAGAATCTCAACCAATACACCTGCTGGTTCAAATCCTGCTAATCGAGCAAGGTCAACGGTAGCTTCAGTGTGTCCTGTGCGACGTAATACGCCACCATCTTTTGCTATTAGCGGGAAAATATGTCCTGGTCTACCTAATTCTTCATAATGAATATTAGGATCAATCATTGCTTTAATTGTTTTCGAGCGGTCTGACGCAGAAATTCCGGTTGTACAACCGTATCCCTGTAAGTCAATGGAAACTGTAAAGTTTGTTTCATATACTGCTGTATTCTGTCCCACCATTAGATCCAGATGTAATGCATCTGCTCTTTCTTTTGTAATTGGGGCACACACTAGTCCACGACCATGAGTCACCATAAAGTTGATGATTTCGGGAGTTGCATTGCGGGCAGCTGTGACAAAGTCTCCTTCATTTTCGCGATCTTCGTCATCCACGACGATTACTACTTTTCCTGCTTGTATATCAGCGATCGCTTCTTCGATCGTGTTTAATTTGAAATCCATTTATTGATATATTGTAATTGGTACAAAGTTAGTGTAGAATCTAAATTTATTTATAATAGCGTTGTCACAATCTAATGTGATTCTTTCAATTTATTCTTTTTTGCAAGCTTTTCCTTAATCCATTTCCAAGCGGCTTCTACTTTTAATTTATATTGATCAATATCAAATAACGCGGAATCTGTCGTTGACTTGTATGTTAGAAAAGCGGCCAATGGTGTTAAGACAATAATGGCCATCCACATGCCAACGGCTGATGATATGGCACCATCTTTAGCTGTTTTTTCTGCTACTGTAGAGATAATGTGATAGATCAGAAAGAAAATGATGGCCATCACCACAGGAAGACCAAGTCCACCTTTTCTGATAATGGCTCCTAGTGGAGCTCCAATTGCAAATAGTAAGAGACAGGAGACAGCTAGGGTAAACTTGCGATGCCATTCAATACGATAACGGATATCTTTCGATTTGTAATCTTTAAATTCAAGTGTACGGCCGTTTAGATCTTCCTTTAAATAATTCAACTGGTTCAGCGCATTCATAGTGATTTGTGCTCGTTGTTCTTGTGGAACGAGATCGGTAAGCAAATTTTTAAAAGGTTTGATCTTAGCCTCTTTGACCTTTGGCTGTCCGGGTTGATTCACACTAAAATATTTCGAATAGATATTATATCGGGTGTCTAATGTACGGACGATTGCCTTTCCCATGCTGTCTATTTTGATATGATTGGAATCGATGTACATGTCTAACTGTTTCAGGTTTAACATGGCATGGTGGCTCTTGAAGAGGTTTTCGTCAGTTTTACCCTGTTGAAAACTTCCCATATCAAACTTTTGCTCTGTTTCCTTAAACTTAAACCGCGTAAATTGCTGGCGTGGATCGTAGGTTTTGGAGTTTTTAGTCCGTGCTTCCTCGTAGCGGATACCATCCTTAAGTTTAAGGATCATATAATTGTTGTCAGGAGAGTTATAGATATACCCTTCTTTGGCCATAAGTACATTATTGGCTGTATTACCGCCACGATGATCATAGATCATCAAGTCATAGAGAATTGTTCCCGCTTTGTTTTTTCCTCTAGCGCGGATTGAGTAACCTGGAATGGTGTTGTTAAAGATTCCGGGTTTGATGAGGAAATCTGCCTTTTTATTACGTACATCAGTAAGTAGCGTACCCATTTTTAGGTTCACTACGGGGAGAATATAATCGGAGAACAGAAAAGAACTTGTTGCGAAAATTGCAACGAGTATAAATAGCGGGGTCATTGCTTTACGTAAAGATACGCCTGCAGCCTTGATTGCAACTAATTCATAGCTTTCACCCAGATTTCCGAAAGTCATAATGGAGGA
The DNA window shown above is from Sphingobacterium thalpophilum and carries:
- a CDS encoding CopD family protein, encoding MVYLYAKAVHIIFVICWLSGLFYMPRLFIYHTEAKDKSQEAFDVLHKEFSKMEKLLWWVITTPAMYITVFSALVMLCYSPGLLSMGWMHVKLTFVLGMIIYHFTCQKIMFKLSRQESKLTSTKLRLFNEVATVLLFAIVFTVVLKSALNWIFGVLGLLILSIALMMAVKLYKKYRNKKA
- a CDS encoding DUF4476 domain-containing protein, whose product is MYRKILVTVSLLIVATAGFAQRYRPFGGALNIYSTDIPFFLYINNVLYNNRASTDIRVANLTSRRYDLRIVFADRQQRTLNGSGVQLVNRNGQYMNVVFSVSSRRGNRGIILESMNPVDRYNNGNYREDLPYTNRDGYHNEQGNDRYRQSEDRDDLPDNNREGYNKGWNNDRYRQLGDDKVYRDVVANQRGYAENEDNDQSDNGVMNKTNSNRLNDLLNQKENDQDRLAVAAQELKSMRLSVTEIVDLMELFIRDDNKLAFAKYAYPTCVDKQHYERVGDALSFSSTREKLVDFLKK
- a CDS encoding NAD-dependent succinate-semialdehyde dehydrogenase; the encoded protein is MKNTLLIDSAYINGKFIKSTHTFDVVNPATGKVIASLPDLKVADCTKAIIDADKAWKSWKNTTVLERCNTVRKWYDLIQQYKDDLAEIMTLESGKPLSESRVEVDYGSSFVEWFSEEGKRAYGETIPSQKKGTRMLTIRQGVGVVAAITPWNFPLAMITRKVAPALASGCTIVLKPASQTPFSAIALAKLAEDAGIPKGVFNVITGKDSAGIGKELATNNLIRKLSFTGSTEVGKTLIEQSASNIKKVSMELGGNAPFLVFNDADIDAAVEGAIAGKFRNSGQTCVSINRFLIQEEVYDEFSMKLSHAVSKLKVGNGLDKGVQVGPLINTKGLEKVQHHVQDALNHGAELATGGKVIKDLFFQPTVLTNVPKEALIFREETFGPICALFSFKTEDDGIAMANATEFGLASYFYSTNINRCFRVAEQLEAGMVGINTGLISNAAAPFGGVKQSGVGREGSKHGLDEYMELKYICFGGE
- a CDS encoding thiol-disulfide oxidoreductase DCC family protein, with the translated sequence MEQQGRYIIFFDGDCLICNRLVQLLLRIDRRKKFLFSSLQSEFARTTLTNIPKNTDSIIFLSPTGIYLKSEAVLKICKQLGFPYMTCYLLKILPLKWRDALYDYFAKNRYRWFGKNEFCTIPSKSERERFI
- a CDS encoding bifunctional 3,4-dihydroxy-2-butanone-4-phosphate synthase/GTP cyclohydrolase II, which gives rise to MDFKLNTIEEAIADIQAGKVVIVVDDEDRENEGDFVTAARNATPEIINFMVTHGRGLVCAPITKERADALHLDLMVGQNTAVYETNFTVSIDLQGYGCTTGISASDRSKTIKAMIDPNIHYEELGRPGHIFPLIAKDGGVLRRTGHTEATVDLARLAGFEPAGVLVEILKEDGEMARLPELIEVAKKFDLKIVSIEDLIEYRLKHDSLINEEVTVNMPTQFGDFKMKAFTQKDTGEQHLALYKGEWNEDEPILVRVHSSCVTGDIFGSCRCDCGPQLHKAMEMIQQEGKGVIVYMNQEGRGIGLINKLHAYKLQENGLDTVDANVQLGFKADLRDYGVGAQILRNLGVTKMRLMSNNPTKRAGLVGYGLEIIENVPIEITANPFNEEYLKTKRDRMGHTIMKNL
- a CDS encoding LptF/LptG family permease, giving the protein MKKVHLLILQAFIKPFIVTFFIVMFVLLMLFLFKYIDDLIGKGFEWYTIMELIGYQCVVQIQMAMPLSMLLSSIMTFGNLGESYELVAIKAAGVSLRKAMTPLFILVAIFATSSFLFSDYILPVVNLKMGTLLTDVRNKKADFLIKPGIFNNTIPGYSIRARGKNKAGTILYDLMIYDHRGGNTANNVLMAKEGYIYNSPDNNYMILKLKDGIRYEEARTKNSKTYDPRQQFTRFKFKETEQKFDMGSFQQGKTDENLFKSHHAMLNLKQLDMYIDSNHIKIDSMGKAIVRTLDTRYNIYSKYFSVNQPGQPKVKEAKIKPFKNLLTDLVPQEQRAQITMNALNQLNYLKEDLNGRTLEFKDYKSKDIRYRIEWHRKFTLAVSCLLLFAIGAPLGAIIRKGGLGLPVVMAIIFFLIYHIISTVAEKTAKDGAISSAVGMWMAIIVLTPLAAFLTYKSTTDSALFDIDQYKLKVEAAWKWIKEKLAKKNKLKESH